In the Victivallis sp. Marseille-Q1083 genome, one interval contains:
- the tpiA gene encoding triose-phosphate isomerase, producing MSRKVIIAGNWKMNKTASEGRKLVEELKPLVAGCTEAEVVVCPPFTTLGAVVEAAKGSNIKVGAQNIHWEQSGAFTGEISADMLKEAGVEYVIIGHSERRQYFGETDCSVNKRLKAALAAGLTPIVCVGELLADRENGNTGKVLFTQLEGGLAGISKEDMAKTVIAYEPVWAIGTGKTATPEMAEETHNYIRQQLRDMFGNEVAEKVRIQYGGSMKAENARELVAQQNIDGGLIGGAALKADSFASLIKNALSACK from the coding sequence ATGTCGAGAAAAGTGATTATTGCCGGTAACTGGAAAATGAACAAGACCGCTTCGGAAGGGCGGAAGCTGGTGGAAGAGCTCAAGCCGCTGGTCGCCGGTTGCACGGAAGCCGAGGTGGTGGTGTGTCCGCCGTTCACGACCCTGGGCGCTGTCGTCGAGGCGGCGAAAGGTTCGAATATCAAGGTCGGCGCTCAGAATATCCATTGGGAACAGAGTGGTGCTTTCACCGGTGAGATTTCGGCGGATATGCTGAAGGAAGCCGGCGTGGAATATGTCATCATCGGCCACAGTGAACGCCGCCAGTATTTCGGCGAAACCGATTGCTCGGTCAACAAGCGCTTGAAAGCGGCTTTGGCGGCCGGATTGACTCCGATCGTCTGCGTTGGAGAACTGCTGGCCGACCGGGAGAACGGCAACACCGGCAAAGTTCTGTTTACCCAGCTGGAAGGCGGCCTGGCCGGCATTTCCAAAGAAGATATGGCCAAAACCGTCATCGCTTATGAACCGGTCTGGGCCATCGGCACCGGCAAGACCGCGACGCCGGAAATGGCGGAAGAGACCCACAATTACATCCGCCAGCAATTGCGCGATATGTTCGGCAATGAAGTGGCCGAGAAGGTCAGAATCCAGTATGGCGGCAGCATGAAGGCGGAAAATGCCAGGGAATTGGTGGCGCAGCAGAACATCGATGGCGGTTTGATCGGCGGGGCCGCGCTGAAAGCCGACAGTTTCGCCAGTTTGATTAAGAATGCTTTATCTGCTTGTAAATAA
- a CDS encoding GNAT family N-acetyltransferase, with the protein MNIEIRRLTPDLAEDYVRFFDATPHNVNTDGGKCYCVTWRSDNSYVGNGDHWFPSCEERRERAIQFVRAGSLQGYLAYCGDEIVGWCNANENCQLCINYLRSYWPIDEYHADIKIKSVFCFVIAPEMQRKGIATQLLERVCKDAANDGFDFVEAYVDKILNDTDEDFRGHLAMYEKCGFTKSAEREGRVVVRKALK; encoded by the coding sequence ATGAATATTGAAATTCGTAGACTTACACCTGACCTCGCGGAGGATTATGTCCGCTTCTTTGACGCGACGCCCCATAATGTCAACACCGACGGCGGTAAATGCTATTGTGTAACATGGCGCAGTGATAATTCTTATGTTGGCAACGGCGACCACTGGTTTCCCTCTTGTGAGGAAAGAAGGGAGCGTGCCATTCAATTTGTCAGGGCAGGTAGCCTGCAGGGCTATCTCGCTTATTGCGGGGATGAAATCGTGGGCTGGTGCAACGCAAACGAGAATTGTCAACTCTGTATTAATTATTTGCGTTCTTATTGGCCCATAGACGAATATCATGCAGACATTAAAATAAAATCCGTATTCTGTTTTGTGATCGCACCGGAGATGCAAAGAAAGGGCATAGCCACGCAATTGCTGGAACGTGTCTGCAAAGACGCGGCCAACGATGGTTTTGACTTTGTCGAGGCTTACGTCGACAAGATACTCAATGATACAGACGAAGATTTCAGAGGGCATCTGGCGATGTATGAAAAATGCGGCTTTACCAAATCCGCTGAACGAGAAGGCAGAGTAGTTGTAAGAAAAGCATTGAAATAA
- a CDS encoding glycoside hydrolase family 20 zincin-like fold domain-containing protein → MFNRLLLLVLSGWTSWLGAGEIGVSMSNRGLQIGNFGEISMFSRFVVKENGNEGRPKHWFYTVTAPTRFENGVSPEGDAYARMIQTQEMPNFKLNDYSAVVHDDTVTITLDGEAPGDEPGKIEYSMLFLPQVLINGSQYHWKSADGRSGSGRISVRFDGTGTEPIGENLTEFVIDGKAGKLALTLKKGQPFSVIDYRGVGFGPSDRVWPGIWIGTFSTFGGGERRFEHQLELKFDYVDGFGIAAPLPELSKEVRKVPEANLVSGYQPAPPVLPAPQRLERTETPYIVGGMDKVVVRPGAASEQDAGRLKRAAEKLLLNDFVLPVTMAEDAAEFGKNITIEVTDREVDGVTAPEQPEGYSLKIGADGITIVSRTARGAFYGLQSLRSYRNSQGFDGVEVTDWPDFDFRSMLMMVDNGSLDYHGRQITELLAPLRYNTIIIETEYAAWDATKNIHQPWAISKDDLRKLIALANDNFIDVYPLFQTLGHCQWLFANGQNLDLAEFPSWPYAYNVSNPRTYELMTAILEEIINVYNHPAYVHIGHDEVTLGAPFPYREENKAIGGQKLVMDDIMFYYNYLKERGIGTMMWQDMFIKNSADGDSIFGLAGVRDQLPKDIIMCYWDYTRALDWSGDFVRMADEGFKLLGCTWYEPQNIANFTRLAAEKKALGMMATTWAGYTNSYVMEEKNFQQIAQYIDAACWMWNVAKGFPAGTSAGRALYDQMFAEPENKHASGIKFDLSNVANLELRPDSLPFLLEDPLDIDRLVDHSGDTGTVKFELAKRDGRLAAVALQSKSNPDFPAAVEGIQLNVKAKKLYFLHFFRDPEKKWDYNGNIAYYRVCYADGSSVELPVRFRRDIERPDEDYSKYLKPGNALEWRSEFGDICRMWCMIFDNPYPDQEIRTLEVRAGEKRYPFYLFAVSAEQ, encoded by the coding sequence ATGTTTAACAGGCTGTTATTATTGGTTTTGAGTGGCTGGACCTCCTGGCTGGGGGCCGGGGAAATCGGCGTCTCGATGAGCAACCGCGGGCTGCAGATCGGCAATTTCGGTGAAATTTCGATGTTTTCGCGGTTTGTAGTGAAAGAAAATGGGAACGAAGGACGGCCGAAACACTGGTTTTACACGGTGACGGCGCCGACCCGTTTTGAAAACGGCGTATCGCCGGAAGGCGACGCCTACGCGCGGATGATTCAGACGCAGGAGATGCCGAATTTCAAATTGAACGATTATTCGGCGGTGGTGCATGACGACACGGTGACGATCACGCTGGACGGCGAAGCGCCCGGCGACGAACCGGGCAAGATCGAATATTCGATGTTGTTTTTGCCGCAGGTGCTGATCAACGGCAGCCAATACCATTGGAAATCAGCCGACGGCCGGAGCGGTTCCGGCCGGATCAGCGTCCGTTTCGACGGGACCGGCACCGAGCCGATCGGCGAAAACCTGACCGAGTTCGTCATCGACGGCAAAGCCGGCAAGCTGGCGCTGACCTTGAAAAAAGGCCAGCCGTTCAGTGTAATAGATTACCGCGGCGTCGGGTTCGGTCCGTCCGATAGGGTTTGGCCGGGGATATGGATCGGCACATTCTCAACATTCGGCGGGGGAGAGCGGCGCTTCGAGCATCAATTGGAGCTGAAATTCGATTACGTCGATGGGTTCGGGATTGCAGCCCCGCTGCCGGAATTGTCCAAGGAGGTCCGAAAAGTGCCGGAAGCCAACCTGGTGAGCGGTTACCAGCCGGCGCCGCCGGTGCTGCCGGCGCCGCAGCGGTTGGAGCGGACCGAAACGCCGTACATCGTCGGCGGCATGGATAAAGTGGTGGTGCGCCCCGGCGCGGCCTCGGAGCAGGACGCCGGCCGCTTGAAACGCGCCGCCGAAAAGTTGCTGCTGAACGATTTTGTGCTGCCGGTGACGATGGCGGAGGACGCTGCCGAATTCGGTAAAAACATCACGATTGAAGTCACCGACCGGGAAGTCGACGGCGTTACCGCGCCGGAACAGCCGGAAGGTTACAGTCTGAAAATCGGCGCGGACGGCATCACCATCGTGTCGCGGACGGCGCGGGGAGCGTTCTACGGGCTGCAGAGCCTGCGCAGCTACCGCAACAGCCAGGGTTTCGACGGCGTCGAAGTGACCGACTGGCCGGATTTCGACTTCCGCAGCATGCTGATGATGGTGGACAACGGTTCGCTGGATTACCACGGCAGGCAGATCACCGAACTGCTGGCGCCGCTGCGTTACAACACGATCATCATCGAAACGGAGTATGCCGCCTGGGATGCGACGAAGAACATTCATCAGCCGTGGGCGATCAGCAAGGACGACCTGCGCAAATTGATCGCGCTGGCCAACGACAACTTCATCGACGTTTACCCGCTGTTCCAGACGCTCGGCCACTGCCAATGGTTGTTCGCCAACGGCCAGAATCTCGACCTGGCGGAATTCCCGAGCTGGCCATACGCCTACAATGTTTCCAACCCGCGCACCTATGAGCTGATGACGGCGATTCTCGAGGAGATCATCAATGTTTATAACCACCCGGCCTACGTGCACATCGGCCACGACGAAGTGACGCTGGGCGCGCCGTTCCCGTACCGCGAGGAGAATAAGGCGATCGGCGGCCAGAAGCTGGTCATGGACGACATCATGTTCTATTACAACTATCTGAAGGAACGCGGCATCGGCACGATGATGTGGCAGGATATGTTCATAAAAAACTCGGCGGACGGCGACAGTATTTTCGGACTGGCCGGGGTACGCGATCAACTGCCGAAGGACATCATCATGTGCTATTGGGATTATACCAGGGCACTTGATTGGTCGGGCGATTTCGTCCGGATGGCGGATGAAGGCTTCAAGCTGCTCGGCTGCACCTGGTACGAACCGCAGAATATCGCCAACTTCACCAGACTGGCGGCGGAAAAGAAGGCGCTCGGCATGATGGCGACGACCTGGGCCGGTTATACCAACAGCTATGTGATGGAGGAGAAAAACTTTCAGCAGATCGCCCAGTACATCGACGCCGCCTGCTGGATGTGGAATGTTGCAAAGGGATTCCCGGCCGGAACTTCGGCCGGCAGGGCGCTGTACGACCAGATGTTCGCCGAACCGGAAAACAAACACGCTTCGGGCATCAAATTCGATCTTTCCAATGTCGCCAACCTGGAGCTGCGGCCGGACAGCCTGCCGTTCCTGCTCGAAGATCCGCTGGACATCGACCGGCTGGTTGACCACTCCGGCGACACCGGCACGGTGAAGTTCGAGCTGGCCAAACGCGACGGCCGGTTGGCGGCGGTGGCGCTGCAGTCGAAGAGCAACCCGGATTTCCCGGCGGCAGTGGAAGGCATTCAACTGAACGTCAAGGCCAAAAAGCTCTATTTCCTGCATTTTTTCCGCGATCCGGAAAAAAAATGGGATTATAACGGTAATATTGCCTATTACCGGGTTTGCTATGCCGATGGCAGCAGTGTTGAGCTTCCGGTTCGTTTCCGCCGCGACATTGAACGACCGGATGAGGATTATTCGAAGTATCTGAAGCCGGGCAATGCACTGGAGTGGCGGTCGGAGTTCGGCGACATCTGCCGGATGTGGTGCATGATCTTCGACAACCCCTATCCGGACCAGGAAATCCGGACGCTGGAGGTGCGCGCCGGCGAGAAAAGGTATCCGTTCTATCTTTTCGCGGTCAGTGCCGAACAGTAA
- a CDS encoding FAD-dependent oxidoreductase — protein sequence MLKTVKLQTELCIIGGGVAGLCAALAAARHGRQVVLMHDRPVPGGNASSEIRMWIRGAYGKDCRETGIVEELLLENLYRNPKGNMSIWDGILYGKLQYAPGLTLLLNTSCLAAETAGNRIVRVRGWQGVSQTYYEVEAELFADCSGDSILAALTPARYRFGRESSAEFGESVEPAVADRQTMGSSCLIQIREADREVPFRAPEWAEKYRDSGDLPAYRDYQLSTEQNFWYIEIGGSGNVIDEVDLHRERLLRIAFGLWDYLKNFAADRDIWRNWELDWVGFLPGKRESRRYVGDYLLTQHDVAGGGKFADVIAYGGWTMDDHHPDGFDYPGPPTIHHPVPTPFGIPYRSLYSVNIDNLLFAGRNISVTHAALSAARVMATCATIGQAAGTAAALAIEKHLTPREVGGCINELQQRLLDDDCYLPGVRRRISVLTRTGTLVASNGNDPEPLRDGIDRPIGDQSHSWAGAVGDTLTYCWREPVALHEIRMVFDSDLNRLDRSTVPVRFRDEPDNEVPATLVTGYRLDYQDENGDWRGLFLENDNYQRLGRVPAGVMARSLRLTILGGKSPVLRLFSFEVNALACNRVMGGNTL from the coding sequence ATGTTGAAAACCGTCAAATTGCAGACCGAGTTGTGTATTATCGGCGGAGGAGTTGCCGGCCTGTGCGCGGCGCTGGCGGCGGCGCGTCACGGGCGGCAGGTGGTATTGATGCACGATCGCCCCGTACCGGGCGGAAATGCTTCCAGTGAAATCCGGATGTGGATCCGCGGGGCATATGGAAAAGACTGCCGGGAAACCGGGATCGTCGAAGAGCTGCTGCTGGAAAATCTTTATCGCAACCCCAAAGGTAACATGTCAATCTGGGATGGCATCCTGTATGGCAAATTGCAGTATGCGCCGGGATTGACGCTGCTGTTGAATACCAGTTGCCTGGCCGCCGAAACAGCCGGGAACCGGATTGTCCGGGTTCGCGGCTGGCAGGGCGTGTCGCAGACGTATTACGAAGTGGAAGCGGAGCTGTTTGCCGATTGTTCCGGCGACAGCATTCTGGCGGCGCTGACCCCGGCCCGGTATCGTTTCGGCCGGGAAAGTTCGGCGGAGTTCGGCGAATCCGTCGAACCGGCGGTGGCGGACCGGCAGACGATGGGCTCCAGCTGCCTGATTCAGATTCGCGAAGCGGACCGGGAAGTGCCGTTCCGGGCGCCGGAGTGGGCGGAGAAATACCGGGATTCCGGTGACCTGCCGGCCTATCGCGATTATCAATTGAGCACGGAGCAGAATTTCTGGTACATCGAAATCGGCGGCTCCGGTAATGTGATTGATGAGGTCGACCTTCACCGGGAGCGCCTGCTGCGAATCGCCTTCGGTTTGTGGGATTATCTGAAAAATTTCGCGGCCGACCGGGACATCTGGCGCAACTGGGAGCTGGATTGGGTCGGTTTTCTGCCCGGCAAGCGCGAAAGCCGCCGGTATGTTGGTGATTACCTCCTGACCCAGCACGATGTCGCCGGGGGCGGCAAGTTCGCCGACGTGATCGCCTACGGCGGCTGGACGATGGACGATCATCATCCGGACGGCTTCGATTATCCGGGGCCGCCGACGATCCATCACCCGGTGCCGACTCCGTTCGGCATTCCCTATCGATCGCTGTATTCCGTCAATATCGACAATCTGTTGTTCGCCGGCCGCAACATCAGCGTCACCCATGCGGCGCTTTCCGCCGCCCGGGTGATGGCGACCTGTGCCACGATCGGACAGGCGGCGGGGACGGCTGCCGCGCTGGCCATTGAGAAACATTTGACGCCGCGCGAGGTCGGCGGCTGCATCAATGAGTTGCAGCAGCGGTTGCTGGACGATGATTGTTACCTTCCGGGGGTGCGGCGGCGCATCTCGGTACTCACTCGAACCGGCACGCTCGTCGCCTCCAACGGCAACGACCCGGAACCATTGCGCGACGGCATCGACCGGCCGATCGGCGATCAATCGCATAGCTGGGCGGGCGCAGTCGGCGACACCTTGACCTACTGCTGGCGTGAACCGGTGGCGCTGCATGAGATCCGGATGGTTTTCGACAGCGATCTGAATCGGCTGGACCGCAGTACCGTTCCGGTTCGTTTCCGCGACGAGCCGGACAATGAAGTGCCCGCCACTCTGGTTACCGGCTACCGGCTGGATTATCAGGATGAAAACGGTGACTGGCGGGGGCTTTTTCTTGAAAATGACAACTATCAGCGGCTGGGCAGAGTTCCGGCCGGGGTCATGGCGCGAAGTCTCCGGCTGACCATCCTGGGCGGCAAATCTCCGGTATTGCGATTATTCAGCTTCGAAGTGAATGCGCTGGCCTGCAATAGGGTTATGGGCGGCAATACACTATGA
- a CDS encoding PQQ-binding-like beta-propeller repeat protein, producing the protein MSYLKYCFLIVAVCSVLTLPAQMIEGRVTAGDGRPVSGALLSDGHSFAVTDGAGHYQLELAPEAATVYLHQDSEYRAEPFYYLLTPERTQYDFSLTERPKTGDDKVNIVVIGDPETDNVDYMKEIAAYIEQHPEVDFVLNAGDINGRAGMLAHRTGLTSESFPRPVYYVIGNHDIVKRAPGEADCYAENIAPWYYSLECKGILFITAPMYASWGAPLPYDMKAYGDWLRKLLEHFPASQPKVLMAHDIVDLVGDEVPTHGEPVNLDDCNFRAILYGHKHMNVVMRYESGRKAYCTGTATRGGIGFVAPGFRTVTFTPDGGSRSALHYAQLDGLLKAGCDGGSLWATAGNSGDEVNRVVITGKDGSGVELQQTTALGWYAPVPDGNWQPVRATATTASGRSFSAAVELSGLRLLQALPQEAAMADLLIDGDTLFAAVVDDAEAEQGGVYALDRHSGKIKWFHPTRYSIRNNMAQDRDRLYLIDARGNILAIAKADGTRVWNNPADLKLLSPSASGVILADGVVVGGYGALLRGVDCATGRTLWENQDWTERTPGEDKLAAAGSTVYVISQLNGLCAHDAHTGRLLWQFQQPFLSGTVCVGDGVLFVKGENEFFKLDAATGARLASRQLKGLKSASAPILWRELVIFGTAGRGVVALKQDDLSEAWNFLPEDALVATTYYAEGKPCSVDATVLPDAEQLVIGAGDGFLHRLEAATGKELECRLIGAPVPGKGVRAGDGHKYFIDMTGKIVEWD; encoded by the coding sequence ATGTCATATCTCAAATATTGCTTTCTGATCGTCGCCGTCTGCAGTGTTTTGACGCTGCCGGCTCAGATGATCGAAGGCCGGGTTACTGCCGGAGACGGTCGACCGGTCTCCGGCGCTTTGCTCAGCGACGGGCACTCCTTTGCGGTGACCGACGGCGCCGGGCATTATCAACTGGAACTGGCGCCGGAGGCTGCCACCGTCTATCTGCACCAGGATTCGGAATATCGGGCCGAACCATTCTATTATCTGCTGACGCCGGAACGGACGCAATACGATTTCAGCCTGACCGAACGCCCGAAGACCGGTGACGATAAGGTGAATATCGTCGTGATCGGCGACCCGGAAACCGACAATGTCGATTACATGAAGGAGATCGCCGCCTATATTGAACAGCATCCGGAGGTGGATTTCGTGCTGAACGCCGGAGACATCAACGGCCGGGCTGGCATGTTGGCGCATCGGACCGGCTTGACTTCCGAAAGTTTTCCGCGTCCGGTCTATTACGTGATCGGCAACCACGATATCGTCAAACGCGCTCCCGGTGAAGCGGATTGCTATGCCGAAAACATCGCGCCGTGGTATTATTCGCTGGAGTGCAAAGGGATTTTGTTCATCACCGCGCCGATGTATGCCAGTTGGGGCGCTCCGTTGCCTTACGATATGAAGGCGTACGGCGACTGGCTGCGGAAACTGCTGGAGCATTTTCCGGCTTCGCAGCCCAAGGTGCTGATGGCGCACGATATCGTCGATCTGGTTGGCGACGAAGTGCCCACTCACGGCGAACCGGTCAACCTCGACGACTGCAACTTCCGGGCGATCCTGTACGGCCACAAGCATATGAATGTGGTGATGCGTTATGAATCCGGCCGGAAAGCGTATTGTACCGGGACGGCCACCCGCGGCGGCATCGGTTTCGTGGCGCCGGGTTTCCGCACCGTCACCTTCACCCCGGACGGTGGCAGCCGGAGTGCTTTGCACTATGCGCAATTGGACGGACTGTTGAAAGCCGGCTGCGACGGCGGCAGTCTGTGGGCGACCGCCGGCAACAGCGGCGATGAAGTGAATCGGGTTGTCATCACGGGCAAGGACGGTTCCGGCGTGGAATTGCAGCAGACGACCGCGCTGGGCTGGTATGCGCCCGTTCCCGATGGCAACTGGCAGCCGGTCCGGGCGACGGCGACGACGGCTTCCGGCCGGTCTTTTTCGGCGGCAGTCGAACTGTCCGGCCTGCGGCTGCTGCAGGCGTTGCCGCAGGAAGCGGCGATGGCCGACCTGTTGATCGACGGCGACACTCTGTTTGCCGCAGTCGTCGACGATGCCGAAGCCGAGCAGGGAGGCGTCTATGCGCTCGACCGTCATTCCGGGAAAATCAAATGGTTTCATCCGACGCGGTATTCGATTCGGAACAATATGGCCCAGGATCGGGACCGGCTCTACCTGATCGATGCCCGCGGCAACATCCTGGCGATTGCCAAAGCGGATGGAACCCGTGTCTGGAACAATCCGGCTGATCTCAAGCTGCTCAGTCCCAGCGCCTCGGGCGTTATTCTGGCCGACGGCGTCGTGGTCGGCGGTTACGGTGCGCTGCTGCGGGGCGTCGACTGCGCCACCGGCAGAACCCTGTGGGAAAATCAGGACTGGACCGAACGGACGCCCGGCGAAGATAAACTGGCCGCCGCCGGCAGCACCGTCTATGTGATTTCCCAGTTGAACGGGCTGTGCGCCCACGATGCGCACACCGGCCGGCTGCTCTGGCAGTTCCAGCAGCCGTTTCTGTCGGGAACGGTCTGCGTCGGCGACGGCGTATTGTTCGTCAAAGGGGAAAATGAGTTCTTCAAACTCGATGCCGCCACCGGGGCCCGGCTGGCTTCCAGGCAGTTGAAAGGCTTGAAAAGCGCTTCTGCACCGATATTGTGGCGGGAGCTGGTGATCTTCGGAACCGCCGGGCGGGGAGTGGTCGCATTGAAACAGGACGACCTCAGCGAGGCGTGGAACTTTCTGCCGGAGGATGCCCTGGTTGCCACCACCTATTATGCCGAAGGCAAACCGTGCAGTGTCGACGCCACCGTTTTGCCGGACGCGGAACAGTTGGTGATCGGGGCCGGAGACGGTTTCCTCCACCGGCTGGAGGCGGCGACCGGCAAAGAGTTGGAATGTCGTTTGATCGGTGCGCCGGTGCCCGGCAAAGGGGTTCGGGCCGGGGATGGCCATAAATATTTCATCGACATGACCGGCAAAATCGTGGAATGGGATTGA
- a CDS encoding DUF4838 domain-containing protein, giving the protein MRWYLSMLSLIGILCQGMAFSLDENYEIVLPETPAVVEQTAARELQHYLQRSAGLSLPVLQGKNTPGKKAVYLGWSAEVRQRLPEIALETLRPDEVVVRSFPDGTLVLTGEGSRGTLYAVYTWLEDVLGIRWLAPDAELVPSHDTVEIPALNFRYAPPIAVRSPDGAQFQPSQPAFLARMRVNGHSTPVEYGGNAGDYVLCNRSHTLSRLVPDEAFYRAHPDYYADDYQFPGAEPELFAWRDGRRITGEQGQPCLTNPEVKALVIANAVDLIRRRGRQTKSLFITQNDNPNYCCCPACEKLAAELGGQTDLLLWFLNDVAAELEKEFPGLTVETFAYRYTLEPPKSVKPRSNLRIRLCLIEADSRLPLTDDANRRFRDICIGWSKVTPHLAIWHYITNFTNYGLIHPNFASLAPNLRFFAGLGIEDVFSQDSRDAGSFGFFPELRGYLNARLLWNPELEPSVLTAEFLAAYYGAAAEKLQAYLKLNETALAAAKVRLDCYEMDTSFWLPYPVLEQGARLLEEAAAAVADDPIRLERVDRLRTSHDWTTLWRIENSPLQPLSNRPSTVDRQALRQSLDTRLPAIPKTPGYKGLHAREGVIWSQCLAELDRHLTPPAFEREFPAELRSVPPEKLIALPPAYVTPAQAETVADELAPNRRAVRLTLGRHNWAARVNLPATAGVGPVKVWAELRLPQNVAAADGIAALAGMYVYGTNFAEKSVIPIASASLSNTSYALIPLGEADFQRDCQIYFEGADNPTVPELLLARIWLEKE; this is encoded by the coding sequence GTGCGGTGGTATTTGAGCATGTTGTCGCTGATTGGAATTTTATGCCAGGGAATGGCATTTTCCCTGGATGAAAATTATGAAATCGTCCTGCCGGAGACACCGGCAGTCGTGGAACAGACTGCCGCACGGGAGCTGCAGCATTATCTGCAGCGGAGCGCCGGACTGTCGCTTCCGGTGTTGCAGGGGAAAAATACCCCCGGCAAAAAAGCGGTTTATCTCGGCTGGAGCGCTGAAGTGCGTCAGCGGCTCCCGGAAATTGCACTGGAAACGCTGCGGCCGGATGAAGTCGTCGTCCGCAGCTTTCCGGACGGAACGCTGGTTCTGACCGGCGAAGGATCGCGGGGAACCCTCTATGCGGTTTATACTTGGCTGGAAGATGTGCTCGGTATCCGGTGGTTGGCGCCGGATGCCGAATTGGTGCCGTCTCATGACACCGTTGAAATTCCGGCCTTGAATTTCCGTTATGCGCCGCCGATTGCGGTGCGCAGCCCGGACGGTGCACAGTTCCAGCCTTCACAGCCGGCCTTTCTGGCCCGGATGCGGGTCAACGGACACTCGACGCCGGTCGAATATGGCGGCAATGCGGGTGATTATGTGCTGTGTAACCGCAGTCATACGTTATCCCGGCTGGTGCCGGACGAAGCTTTTTACCGAGCTCATCCCGATTATTATGCCGACGATTATCAATTCCCGGGCGCCGAACCGGAATTATTCGCCTGGCGGGACGGACGCCGGATCACCGGCGAGCAGGGCCAGCCGTGCCTGACCAATCCGGAGGTGAAAGCGTTGGTGATCGCCAACGCCGTTGACCTTATCCGCCGGCGCGGTCGGCAGACGAAGAGCCTTTTTATCACCCAGAACGACAATCCCAACTATTGCTGCTGTCCTGCCTGTGAAAAACTGGCGGCGGAGCTGGGCGGCCAAACCGATCTGTTGCTGTGGTTTCTCAACGATGTCGCCGCCGAGCTGGAAAAGGAATTTCCCGGCCTGACCGTCGAAACCTTCGCCTACCGCTACACGCTGGAGCCGCCGAAAAGCGTGAAGCCGCGCTCGAACCTTCGCATTCGGTTGTGTTTGATCGAAGCCGATTCGCGGCTGCCGCTGACCGATGACGCCAACCGCCGCTTCCGGGATATCTGCATTGGCTGGAGCAAGGTGACGCCGCATCTGGCGATCTGGCATTACATCACCAATTTCACCAATTACGGCCTGATCCATCCCAATTTTGCTTCGCTGGCCCCGAATTTGCGGTTTTTTGCCGGGCTCGGCATCGAGGATGTTTTCAGCCAGGACAGCCGGGACGCGGGCAGTTTCGGTTTCTTCCCCGAATTGCGCGGTTACCTGAATGCCAGGCTGCTGTGGAATCCGGAACTGGAGCCGTCCGTACTGACGGCGGAATTTCTCGCCGCTTATTACGGCGCCGCCGCCGAAAAGCTGCAGGCCTATCTCAAACTCAATGAGACGGCGCTTGCCGCCGCGAAGGTAAGATTGGACTGTTACGAAATGGATACTTCCTTCTGGTTGCCGTACCCGGTGCTGGAACAGGGCGCCAGGCTGTTGGAGGAGGCCGCCGCCGCCGTGGCCGACGATCCGATCCGGTTGGAGCGGGTGGATCGCCTGCGGACTTCCCATGACTGGACAACGCTGTGGCGCATCGAAAACAGTCCGCTGCAGCCGTTGTCAAATCGGCCCTCGACGGTTGATCGCCAGGCGTTGCGGCAGAGCCTGGATACCCGGTTGCCGGCAATTCCGAAGACACCCGGATACAAAGGGCTTCATGCCCGCGAAGGGGTAATCTGGAGCCAGTGTTTGGCCGAATTGGACCGGCATTTGACCCCGCCGGCCTTCGAACGTGAATTTCCGGCGGAATTGCGCTCGGTGCCGCCGGAGAAATTGATCGCGTTGCCGCCGGCTTACGTTACTCCGGCACAGGCGGAAACCGTCGCGGATGAACTGGCGCCGAACCGCCGGGCGGTGCGGCTGACGCTGGGCCGGCACAATTGGGCGGCGCGCGTCAACCTCCCGGCGACCGCCGGCGTCGGACCGGTGAAAGTATGGGCGGAATTGCGCCTGCCGCAGAACGTTGCCGCGGCAGACGGAATCGCCGCCCTGGCTGGAATGTATGTTTACGGTACGAATTTTGCCGAAAAGAGTGTAATTCCGATCGCTTCCGCTTCTTTGTCCAATACTTCTTATGCATTGATTCCGCTCGGTGAAGCGGATTTTCAACGCGACTGCCAGATTTATTTCGAAGGCGCGGACAATCCGACCGTACCGGAATTACTGCTGGCCCGGATTTGGCTGGAGAAAGAATAA